The Mycobacteriales bacterium genome window below encodes:
- a CDS encoding DUF3662 and FHA domain-containing protein, producing the protein MGVLQTFERRLGGLVEGAFARVFKSEVQPAEIATALQRESDDRKEVVARGRILAPNAYVVELGDRDFHRIEEWAEPLGEELAAMVREHAAEQGYSFVGPVVVGFEQQAGIGTGVFRVRSAVEAPDEPAEAAPVARKRPAAPAPAGAYPRRPRLLVDSAAEDSAYFLTHAVTVIGRASDCDLRLEDSGVSRRHAEIRYSDGRVGIVDLGSTNGIAVNGKPVERVELHDGDRLDIGHSTLIFRLDEG; encoded by the coding sequence GTGGGAGTCCTGCAAACCTTCGAGCGGCGCCTCGGCGGTCTGGTCGAGGGCGCGTTCGCGCGGGTGTTCAAATCCGAGGTGCAGCCCGCAGAGATCGCGACCGCGTTGCAGCGCGAGTCCGACGACCGCAAGGAGGTCGTCGCGCGTGGCCGGATTCTGGCTCCCAATGCCTACGTGGTCGAGCTCGGCGACCGGGACTTCCATCGCATCGAGGAATGGGCCGAGCCGCTCGGCGAGGAGCTCGCCGCGATGGTCCGCGAGCATGCCGCCGAGCAGGGCTACTCCTTCGTCGGCCCGGTCGTCGTCGGCTTCGAGCAACAGGCCGGCATCGGCACCGGCGTCTTTCGGGTACGCAGCGCGGTGGAGGCCCCCGACGAGCCGGCCGAAGCCGCACCGGTCGCTCGCAAACGGCCGGCCGCGCCCGCCCCGGCCGGCGCCTACCCGCGTCGGCCTCGGCTGCTGGTGGACAGCGCGGCCGAGGACTCGGCGTACTTTTTGACTCACGCTGTCACCGTCATCGGGCGTGCCAGCGACTGTGACCTCCGCCTGGAGGACTCCGGGGTGTCGCGGCGGCACGCCGAGATCCGTTACAGCGACGGCCGGGTGGGCATCGTCGACCTCGGCTCGACGAACGGAATCGCGGTCAACGGCAAGCCGGTCGAGCGCGTGGAGCTGCACGACGGCGACCGACTCGACATCGGTCACTCGACCTTGATCTTCCGGCTCGACGAAGGCTGA
- a CDS encoding PASTA domain-containing protein: MSQSDDDVVPLMTLADRFVLVQRLAADDRHETWRGHDDLAGREVAVTRYFGADDAWLAAFDRRARQLEAIADPGIASVLAHDVSDDPPWLAAAYVEGETVTAILLDRGLATDDALAVIGQTAMALAAAHGSGIAHGRLDGDHIQVRSDGSVALFGFAMPAPPAVADDLAALARLAHELLDRSAADGSDVADLLRLLDAGDWTDVADVGRTTLALAAAARAGSGLPMRPALTPAEPDDEAAQPRRPWYDEAERKRVRNRLIALAAIVVLGGVVLLRIVGAGAGQTAVPSVVGISFEEAQHDLNEDGLRANETITTGRPGTDGTVIAQDPPAGQRVKVGSVVQLTVVALGSG, from the coding sequence GTGAGCCAGTCCGACGACGACGTCGTGCCGCTGATGACGTTGGCCGACCGTTTCGTCCTCGTCCAACGGCTTGCTGCCGACGACCGGCACGAGACCTGGCGGGGCCACGACGACCTCGCCGGCCGAGAAGTTGCCGTCACCCGCTATTTCGGGGCGGACGATGCGTGGCTCGCGGCGTTCGACCGTCGGGCGCGTCAGCTCGAAGCGATCGCAGACCCGGGCATCGCGAGCGTCCTCGCCCACGACGTCTCTGATGACCCGCCATGGCTCGCGGCGGCCTACGTCGAGGGCGAGACGGTGACGGCGATCCTGCTCGACCGTGGGCTGGCCACGGACGATGCGCTCGCGGTGATCGGGCAGACGGCGATGGCGCTCGCCGCCGCGCACGGCAGCGGGATCGCGCACGGCCGCCTCGACGGCGACCACATCCAGGTCCGCTCCGACGGGTCGGTGGCGCTGTTCGGGTTCGCGATGCCCGCGCCGCCGGCCGTGGCCGACGACCTGGCGGCCCTCGCGCGGTTGGCGCATGAGCTTCTCGATCGGTCAGCCGCAGACGGCAGCGACGTGGCCGATCTGCTGCGGCTGCTCGACGCGGGCGACTGGACCGACGTCGCCGACGTCGGGCGCACCACGCTGGCGCTCGCGGCGGCTGCTCGGGCCGGCTCGGGGCTGCCGATGCGACCTGCGCTCACCCCGGCGGAGCCCGACGACGAGGCGGCTCAGCCGCGCCGACCGTGGTACGACGAGGCGGAACGCAAGCGGGTACGCAACCGACTGATCGCGCTGGCCGCCATCGTCGTACTCGGCGGCGTGGTCCTGCTGCGGATCGTCGGCGCCGGCGCCGGCCAGACCGCGGTCCCGAGCGTCGTCGGGATCTCCTTCGAGGAGGCCCAGCACGACCTCAACGAGGACGGCCTGCGCGCGAACGAGACGATCACCACCGGTCGTCCCGGCACCGACGGGACCGTCATCGCCCAGGACCCGCCGGCCGGGCAGCGGGTCAAAGTCGGCTCGGTCGTACAGCTCACCGTCGTCGCGCTGGGCTCCGGCTGA
- a CDS encoding penicillin-binding protein 2: MNSPRSNPMNRPLRHVAVAALVMFAALLINSNVVQVGEASSLRANPHDVRVLYGEYSRDRGPIVVAGKDIAKSIATHDTLKYLRTYPGGAAYAPVSGYYSLVIGASGIEQAEDPILSGSDDRLFLHRISDEITGKNPSGGSVVLTLNPAAQLAAYRGLSGVRGAVVAMDPSTGAILALATSPSYNPSLLSSHDPQAITRNYHRLLHAPGDPLIDRALSETYPPGSLFKIVTASAAFGTGRFNPQTVIPSPTQLRLPDTDTYMQNFGGESCGNGSTDTIADAFRISCNTAFAGLGLKVGIHTLAAQAKAFGIGQSESIPLHVAASQFAFDANAPNTALSSIGQFDDALTPLQAVQIGAAIANHGVEMKPYLVSQVRGANAQVLSQTKPQELRQAVSPSVADEVKSVMELVVASGTGTAAQIPGVTVAGKTGTAQHGLASQHLPPDAWFVAFAPADAPKVAVAVLVEDGGSLGSDATGGAVAAPIARSVMCAVLGCS, encoded by the coding sequence ATGAACAGCCCGCGAAGCAACCCGATGAACCGGCCGCTGCGGCACGTCGCCGTCGCCGCGCTGGTGATGTTCGCGGCGCTGCTGATCAACTCCAACGTCGTACAGGTGGGCGAAGCGTCCTCGCTACGCGCCAACCCGCACGACGTGCGGGTGCTGTACGGCGAGTACAGCCGCGATCGCGGGCCGATCGTCGTCGCCGGGAAGGACATCGCGAAGTCGATCGCGACCCACGACACCTTGAAGTACCTGCGGACCTACCCGGGTGGCGCTGCCTACGCGCCGGTGAGCGGGTACTACTCGCTGGTCATCGGCGCCTCGGGCATCGAGCAGGCCGAGGATCCCATCCTGTCCGGCTCCGACGACCGGCTCTTCCTGCACCGGATCTCCGACGAGATCACCGGCAAGAACCCGTCGGGCGGGTCGGTCGTGCTGACCCTGAACCCGGCGGCGCAGCTGGCTGCCTACCGAGGGCTGAGCGGAGTGCGTGGCGCGGTCGTCGCCATGGATCCCTCGACCGGTGCGATCCTCGCACTCGCGACCTCGCCGTCGTACAACCCTTCGCTGTTGTCCTCCCACGACCCGCAGGCGATCACCCGCAACTACCACCGGCTGCTGCACGCACCGGGGGATCCGCTGATCGACCGGGCGTTGTCCGAGACCTACCCGCCGGGCTCGCTGTTCAAGATCGTCACCGCGTCGGCGGCGTTCGGCACCGGCCGGTTCAACCCGCAGACCGTCATCCCGTCGCCCACGCAGCTACGGCTGCCGGATACGGACACCTACATGCAGAACTTCGGCGGCGAGAGCTGCGGCAACGGCAGCACCGACACGATCGCCGACGCTTTCCGGATCTCCTGCAACACCGCCTTCGCCGGTCTCGGGTTGAAGGTCGGCATTCACACCCTCGCCGCGCAGGCGAAGGCGTTCGGAATCGGACAGTCGGAGTCGATCCCGCTCCACGTGGCCGCCAGCCAGTTCGCCTTCGACGCCAACGCGCCGAACACCGCGCTGTCCTCGATCGGTCAGTTCGACGACGCGCTCACCCCGCTGCAAGCGGTGCAGATCGGGGCGGCGATCGCCAACCACGGGGTCGAGATGAAGCCCTACCTCGTCTCGCAGGTGCGCGGCGCCAACGCGCAGGTGCTGTCGCAGACCAAGCCGCAGGAGCTGCGGCAAGCGGTGTCGCCGTCGGTCGCGGACGAGGTCAAGTCGGTGATGGAGCTCGTCGTCGCGTCCGGGACCGGTACGGCGGCGCAGATCCCCGGGGTCACGGTCGCCGGCAAGACCGGCACCGCCCAGCACGGCCTGGCCTCGCAGCACCTCCCGCCCGACGCGTGGTTCGTCGCGTTCGCTCCCGCAGACGCCCCGAAGGTCGCGGTCGCGGTGCTGGTGGAAGACGGCGGCAGCCTGGGCAGCGACGCCACCGGCGGTGCGGTCGCGGCACCGATCGCCCGCTCCGTCATGTGCGCCGTGCTGGGGTGCTCGTGA
- the pknB gene encoding Stk1 family PASTA domain-containing Ser/Thr kinase, translated as MIADRYEIGEVIGHGGMAEVHRGRDVRLGRPVAIKLLRRDLARDPAFQARFRREAQSAASLNSPSIVAVYDTGEGTIDGVATPYIVMEYVDGRTLRDILAAEGRLLPRRALEMAAAICAALEQAHAAGIVHRDIKPGNVMVTGSGEVKVTDFGIARASTSSTATMTQTAAVVGTAHYLSPEQARGEHVDARSDIYSTGCLLYELLTGAPPFTGESAVAVAYQHVREDPVPPSSVEPDVPAAADAIVLVAMAKNPVNRYGSAAEMRADIERALAGRPVHAHPVSAGSEPTGATMSPTTVLLREPATRRRGAAYAALAVAALAVFVIALVIARNVVTGNGGDLNTPVLVGQSYADAQSTLAAQGLRVGTVTDEYSAAEPKGAVVSQDPPAGILLRKGQPVNLVISEGIEYVLVPDGIIGLSQVDATSALEAAHLKIGRVIEMNSAVPAGQVLATDPVAGTSIPAGSKITLTVSNSHVKVPDVTGMDQATATALLQQAGFQAVVKPTAVYNPSKDGQVISQTPVAGTYVASGSNVTIYVDELTPTSSTSPSVSPTESPEPDESGSPVF; from the coding sequence TTGATCGCCGACCGCTACGAGATCGGCGAGGTGATCGGCCACGGTGGGATGGCCGAGGTCCACCGCGGTCGCGACGTCCGGCTCGGCCGCCCGGTCGCGATCAAGCTGTTGCGCCGCGACCTGGCCCGCGACCCGGCCTTCCAGGCCCGCTTCCGCCGTGAGGCACAGTCGGCCGCGTCGTTGAACTCACCGTCGATCGTCGCGGTCTACGACACCGGCGAAGGCACCATCGACGGGGTCGCGACGCCGTACATCGTCATGGAGTACGTCGACGGGCGCACGCTGCGCGACATCCTCGCCGCCGAAGGACGGCTGCTACCGCGCCGCGCCCTCGAGATGGCCGCGGCGATATGCGCTGCCCTCGAACAAGCCCACGCGGCCGGCATCGTCCACCGCGACATCAAGCCCGGCAACGTGATGGTCACCGGCTCCGGCGAGGTCAAGGTCACCGACTTCGGCATCGCCCGCGCCTCGACGAGCTCGACCGCCACGATGACCCAGACCGCCGCCGTCGTCGGGACCGCGCACTACCTCTCCCCGGAGCAGGCGCGGGGCGAGCACGTCGACGCCCGCAGCGACATCTACTCCACCGGCTGCCTGCTCTACGAGCTGCTCACCGGCGCTCCCCCGTTCACGGGCGAGTCGGCCGTCGCGGTCGCCTACCAGCACGTGCGCGAGGACCCGGTCCCGCCGTCGTCGGTCGAGCCCGACGTGCCGGCGGCCGCCGATGCGATCGTCCTGGTCGCGATGGCGAAGAATCCAGTCAACCGCTACGGCAGTGCCGCCGAGATGCGGGCGGACATCGAGCGAGCGTTGGCCGGCCGGCCGGTCCACGCCCACCCGGTGTCAGCGGGAAGCGAGCCGACCGGAGCCACGATGTCGCCGACCACCGTCCTGCTGCGTGAGCCTGCCACCCGCCGCCGCGGCGCCGCCTACGCCGCGCTCGCGGTTGCCGCGCTCGCGGTGTTCGTCATCGCGCTGGTCATCGCGCGCAACGTGGTGACCGGCAACGGCGGCGACCTCAACACGCCGGTCCTCGTGGGGCAGTCCTACGCCGACGCGCAGTCGACGTTGGCCGCGCAGGGCCTGCGGGTCGGCACGGTGACCGACGAGTACAGCGCGGCCGAACCCAAGGGCGCGGTCGTCTCGCAAGACCCGCCGGCCGGCATCCTGCTGCGCAAAGGTCAGCCGGTGAACCTGGTCATCTCCGAGGGGATCGAGTACGTCCTGGTCCCCGACGGCATCATCGGGCTGTCGCAGGTCGATGCGACGAGTGCCCTCGAAGCCGCGCACCTCAAGATCGGCCGGGTGATCGAGATGAACTCGGCGGTGCCGGCGGGCCAGGTGCTGGCCACCGACCCGGTCGCGGGCACGTCGATCCCGGCGGGTAGCAAGATCACGCTGACCGTGTCCAACTCGCACGTCAAGGTTCCCGACGTCACGGGCATGGACCAGGCGACCGCCACCGCGCTGCTCCAGCAGGCCGGCTTCCAGGCCGTCGTGAAGCCGACCGCCGTCTACAACCCGAGCAAGGACGGCCAGGTCATCAGCCAGACGCCGGTCGCCGGCACGTACGTCGCCAGCGGCTCGAACGTGACGATCTACGTCGACGAGCTCACACCGACCAGCAGCACGAGCCCGTCGGTCTCGCCGACCGAGTCGCCCGAGCCGGACGAGTCGGGATCTCCGGTCTTCTGA
- a CDS encoding FtsW/RodA/SpoVE family cell cycle protein: protein MADIAAPVGVKRRGTELALIGFGLVLTMVAFTSASAAYSDKLPSGLVSDGLGFIALAGVAHLAVRRFAPYADPVLLPAAVVLNGLGLVLIHRLDLGAASNAKAAGTSAGTAAAPLQLVWTIIGVALFVGVLVVVRDHRRLQSLTYTAMAAGLGLLVLPALLPASHSTVNGARIWIRFGGFSFQPGEIAKLALEVFFAGYLVSKRDVLALAGRKVIGITLPRGRDLGPVLVAWAASLLVLTRESDLGSSLLFFGIFVVMLYVATERRSWLLIGLALFAVGAFAANHFIGHVHERVEIWLHPLNPATITNTSYQLAQGLFGQATGGIFGTGLGQGRPDIVPYANTDFIASTIAEELGLAGLMAVLVIYLLIVMRGIRAALGTRDDFGKLLGAGLAFGLALQVFVQVGGVTRLIPLTGLTLPFLSYGGSSLVSNWMVVALLIRISDAARRPAPDRPAAPDEHATVAIRL from the coding sequence ATGGCTGACATCGCTGCGCCGGTCGGCGTCAAGCGGCGAGGCACCGAGCTCGCGTTGATCGGGTTCGGCCTCGTCCTGACGATGGTCGCGTTCACCTCCGCCAGTGCCGCCTACTCCGACAAGCTGCCGAGCGGGCTGGTCAGCGACGGCCTCGGGTTCATCGCGCTCGCCGGTGTCGCCCACCTCGCGGTACGCCGGTTCGCGCCGTACGCCGATCCCGTCCTGCTGCCCGCCGCGGTGGTGCTCAACGGACTCGGCCTGGTGCTGATCCATCGGCTCGACCTGGGCGCGGCGAGCAACGCGAAGGCCGCGGGAACCTCTGCCGGCACCGCCGCCGCGCCCTTGCAGCTCGTCTGGACGATCATCGGCGTCGCGCTGTTCGTCGGTGTGCTCGTCGTGGTCCGGGACCACCGCCGACTCCAGTCGCTGACCTACACCGCCATGGCCGCGGGTCTCGGCCTGCTCGTCCTGCCGGCGCTGCTGCCGGCCAGCCACAGCACCGTCAACGGCGCGCGAATCTGGATCCGCTTCGGAGGCTTCTCCTTCCAGCCGGGCGAGATCGCGAAGCTCGCCCTCGAGGTGTTCTTCGCCGGCTACCTGGTCAGCAAGCGCGACGTCCTCGCCCTCGCCGGACGCAAGGTGATCGGCATCACGCTGCCGCGCGGACGCGACCTCGGTCCCGTGCTCGTCGCCTGGGCGGCGAGCCTGCTGGTGCTGACCCGGGAGAGCGACCTCGGGTCGAGTCTGCTGTTCTTCGGGATCTTCGTCGTCATGCTCTACGTCGCAACCGAACGTCGGTCGTGGCTGCTGATCGGCCTCGCCCTGTTCGCGGTCGGCGCCTTCGCCGCGAACCACTTCATCGGGCACGTCCACGAACGGGTCGAGATCTGGCTGCACCCGCTCAACCCGGCCACGATCACCAACACCAGCTACCAGCTCGCGCAAGGCCTGTTCGGTCAAGCGACCGGCGGGATCTTCGGCACCGGACTCGGGCAGGGCCGGCCCGACATCGTCCCCTACGCCAACACCGACTTCATCGCCTCGACGATCGCTGAGGAGCTCGGCCTGGCCGGCCTGATGGCCGTGCTCGTCATCTACCTGCTGATCGTCATGCGCGGAATCCGCGCCGCCCTCGGCACACGCGACGACTTCGGCAAGCTGCTCGGTGCGGGTCTGGCCTTCGGGCTCGCGTTGCAGGTGTTCGTGCAGGTGGGCGGGGTCACCCGGCTCATCCCGCTCACCGGCCTGACGTTGCCGTTCCTGTCCTACGGCGGGTCGAGCCTGGTGTCGAACTGGATGGTGGTCGCGCTGCTGATCCGGATCAGCGACGCGGCTCGCCGCCCGGCGCCGGACCGACCGGCCGCGCCGGACGAGCACGCAACAGTGGCGATCCGGCTATGA
- a CDS encoding FHA domain-containing protein: MPVAVVFLLRTVVLILLWGFVIAAVVAVRHDIFGVKPKPARATAPPAAAPPPPAAKPKRARGARASSGPPTRVAIVGGPLAGRTVPLTSLPITIGRAADSTITINDDYVSQRHARLYPDGSAWLIEDLGSTNGTVLDNATVTAATEVRKGSRIQIGKTVLELQ; this comes from the coding sequence TTGCCGGTCGCCGTCGTCTTCCTGCTCCGCACCGTTGTCCTGATCCTGCTGTGGGGCTTCGTCATCGCCGCGGTCGTGGCAGTGCGTCACGACATCTTCGGCGTCAAACCGAAGCCTGCCCGCGCCACAGCGCCTCCCGCAGCCGCGCCGCCGCCACCCGCGGCGAAGCCGAAACGAGCCCGCGGCGCCCGGGCGTCCAGCGGACCGCCGACCCGGGTGGCGATCGTCGGTGGCCCCCTCGCCGGGCGGACCGTCCCGCTGACCTCTCTTCCCATCACCATCGGACGGGCCGCTGACTCGACGATCACCATCAACGACGACTACGTCTCGCAACGCCATGCCCGGCTCTACCCCGACGGCTCGGCCTGGTTGATCGAGGACCTCGGCTCGACCAACGGCACCGTGCTCGACAACGCGACCGTGACCGCCGCCACCGAAGTGCGCAAGGGCTCACGAATCCAGATCGGCAAGACCGTCCTGGAGCTGCAATGA
- a CDS encoding PP2C family serine/threonine-protein phosphatase, producing the protein MSASTADGGGWDGGAAWRFGARTDVGLVRDGNEDSLYAGPRLLVVADGVGGSVAGEIASRLAVQALAPLDSDTAVTDPLASLRSAVLHADVLLHDSIERDPQLAGMGTTLTAILSAGGAVGLAQLGDSRAYLFRGGELTQISNDHTLVQSLVDEGQITPEEAHVHPRRSWILRALDGRGEAEPDLVPLTPVAGDRYLLCSDGLSDYVDASAIAATLADASPPQQTCDRLVDLALQAGAPDNVTCIVAEPVNHDDATSTPLVGGAAVATDREPAAAPGTAADPQPQRPLPSRGGGIGRRLAVVAALVVLLIAVAIGGTALYVSSQWYVANDNGTVAVYHGVRGEFAGVSLSKVDHDTDLPTDELTESDRPLLHSGQVSSSSKASSEIATLRGDACTAWSAAHPAKPRTTKKPAKHRHTVPRQPAAPSAPVQPSWCQTG; encoded by the coding sequence ATGAGTGCCAGTACGGCGGACGGCGGCGGCTGGGACGGTGGCGCCGCCTGGCGCTTCGGAGCGCGCACCGATGTCGGGCTGGTGCGTGACGGCAACGAGGACTCCCTCTACGCCGGCCCGCGGCTGCTCGTCGTTGCCGACGGGGTCGGCGGCTCTGTTGCGGGCGAGATCGCCAGCCGGCTGGCGGTCCAGGCGCTTGCCCCGCTGGACTCCGACACCGCGGTCACCGACCCGCTCGCGTCGCTGCGCAGCGCGGTGCTCCACGCTGACGTCCTGCTCCACGACTCGATCGAGCGCGACCCGCAGCTCGCCGGCATGGGTACGACGCTGACCGCAATCCTCAGCGCGGGCGGCGCGGTAGGCCTGGCGCAGCTCGGCGACTCCCGGGCGTATCTGTTCCGCGGGGGCGAGCTGACCCAGATCTCGAACGACCACACGCTCGTCCAGTCCCTCGTCGACGAGGGACAGATCACCCCCGAAGAGGCACACGTCCATCCGCGTCGCTCCTGGATCCTGCGCGCGCTCGACGGCCGGGGTGAGGCCGAGCCCGACCTGGTGCCGCTCACCCCCGTCGCCGGGGACCGGTACCTGCTGTGCAGTGACGGCCTGTCGGACTACGTCGACGCCTCGGCGATCGCCGCGACCCTCGCCGACGCGAGCCCCCCGCAGCAGACGTGTGACCGGCTGGTCGACCTCGCCCTGCAAGCCGGCGCGCCCGACAACGTGACCTGCATCGTCGCCGAGCCGGTGAATCACGACGACGCGACGAGCACACCGCTCGTCGGTGGCGCCGCGGTCGCGACCGACCGTGAGCCGGCCGCCGCGCCGGGGACGGCCGCCGACCCGCAGCCTCAGCGGCCGTTGCCGTCGCGGGGCGGCGGGATCGGGCGACGACTCGCCGTGGTCGCGGCACTCGTCGTCCTGCTCATCGCGGTCGCGATCGGCGGCACCGCGCTCTACGTGAGCAGCCAGTGGTACGTCGCGAACGACAACGGCACCGTCGCGGTCTACCACGGCGTCCGCGGCGAGTTCGCCGGCGTCTCACTGTCGAAGGTCGACCACGACACCGACCTGCCGACCGATGAGCTGACCGAGTCCGACCGCCCGCTGCTGCACAGCGGCCAGGTGTCGAGCAGCAGCAAGGCGAGCAGCGAAATCGCCACGCTGCGCGGCGACGCCTGCACGGCGTGGTCAGCGGCGCATCCGGCGAAGCCGAGGACGACGAAGAAGCCGGCCAAGCATCGGCACACCGTGCCGCGGCAGCCGGCCGCGCCCTCGGCGCCAGTCCAGCCGAGCTGGTGTCAGACCGGCTGA